In Bremerella alba, one genomic interval encodes:
- a CDS encoding ABC transporter ATP-binding protein encodes MNYATRVVDLKKIYHLKGETVHALRGINFDVPEGDYVSIMGTSGSGKSTLLNMLGCLDRPTSGQVVLGGNDTSKLSDDQLSQLRASRIGFVFQSYNLIQQLTVIENIEVPLFYRGNVTSADHKRARELARMVGLGDRTGHRPTQLSGGQQQRVAVARSLINNPDYILADEPTGNLDSKTTEEILQLFETLNDRGRTIILVTHEDDVSHHAKRSIRLMDGRIQEDHAIENRRSANAHGTMDTSALNLA; translated from the coding sequence GTGAATTACGCCACGCGCGTAGTTGACCTCAAGAAGATCTATCACCTCAAAGGCGAAACGGTTCACGCACTGCGAGGAATCAACTTCGATGTTCCTGAGGGTGACTACGTATCCATCATGGGAACATCCGGTAGCGGCAAAAGTACGCTACTGAACATGCTCGGGTGTCTCGATCGCCCCACTTCGGGTCAGGTTGTCCTGGGTGGGAACGATACAAGCAAGCTATCCGACGATCAGCTCTCACAGCTTCGAGCGTCGCGGATTGGTTTTGTTTTCCAGTCGTACAATCTTATTCAGCAGCTAACGGTAATCGAGAATATTGAAGTTCCTCTGTTCTATCGAGGGAACGTCACGTCAGCTGATCACAAGCGTGCAAGGGAACTGGCCCGAATGGTTGGGCTGGGCGATCGCACGGGGCACCGTCCGACTCAGCTTTCCGGTGGACAGCAGCAGCGTGTGGCGGTCGCTCGAAGTCTGATTAACAACCCCGACTACATCCTTGCCGACGAACCGACGGGCAACCTCGATTCCAAGACGACCGAAGAGATTTTGCAGCTATTTGAAACACTCAACGATCGGGGGCGCACGATCATTCTCGTGACCCACGAAGATGATGTGTCGCACCATGCCAAGCGATCAATTCGCTTGATGGATGGACGGATTCAGGAAGATCACGCGATCGAGAATCGTCGGTCAGCGAACGCCCACGGTACGATGGACACTTCGGCACTTAATTTGGCTTAA